The following are from one region of the Candidatus Binatia bacterium genome:
- a CDS encoding efflux RND transporter periplasmic adaptor subunit: MKPFLIAVLLLALALSGCNRSSASKETKPQKAEAPVPVTVTPVRAQKVARSVEFVGTLYANEEVTVSTEVDGRIGSLAVDLGDRVARGQTLAKIDDTEFRFAIRQHESNLKEMLAKLGLDKIPPPDFDLTQTSLVLKARADLDDAERNLARIKTLHERQLIAAQEYDTAEWRSRTANASYKTSIEEAKALLAGVYAKEAQLETARKKLRDTAIAAPIAGSVSKRSVSAGEYVKIAAPLFTIVQDNPLKLRGMIPERFAPEVQADQSVEIRVDSFPNAAFKGKLTRISPSSEVASRSFMVEGLVENPERRLKPGFFAHATVTTRVDPNATTVPQQAVVSFAGVSKVFVVVREPHDPEGNRGTENNVARERVVQTAGRVGANEVEVTGVKPGDLVVISGLTRLTNGTPIKVSGPVMPREGQAQQP, from the coding sequence ATGAAACCATTTTTGATAGCCGTCCTCCTCCTCGCCCTTGCGCTATCCGGCTGCAACCGCAGCTCCGCATCCAAAGAAACCAAGCCGCAAAAGGCCGAGGCGCCGGTGCCCGTCACCGTGACGCCGGTGCGCGCCCAGAAAGTGGCGCGTTCGGTCGAATTCGTCGGCACGCTTTACGCCAATGAAGAAGTGACGGTCTCGACCGAGGTGGACGGAAGGATCGGCTCTCTCGCCGTCGATCTCGGCGACCGCGTCGCGCGCGGTCAGACGCTCGCCAAGATCGATGACACGGAATTCCGCTTCGCCATCCGCCAGCACGAGAGCAACTTGAAAGAGATGCTGGCCAAGCTGGGATTGGACAAAATCCCGCCGCCGGACTTCGATCTCACGCAGACCTCCCTCGTGCTCAAAGCCAGAGCCGATCTCGACGACGCCGAGCGCAACCTCGCGCGCATCAAGACGCTCCATGAGCGGCAACTCATCGCGGCGCAGGAGTACGACACCGCCGAGTGGCGCTCCAGGACGGCCAACGCCAGCTACAAAACCAGCATCGAGGAAGCCAAGGCGCTGCTCGCCGGCGTCTATGCCAAAGAAGCGCAATTGGAAACGGCGCGAAAAAAATTGCGCGACACCGCGATCGCCGCGCCGATCGCGGGCTCGGTCAGCAAGCGCTCCGTTTCGGCGGGGGAATACGTCAAGATCGCCGCGCCGTTATTTACCATCGTCCAGGACAACCCGCTGAAGCTCCGCGGCATGATTCCGGAGCGCTTCGCCCCCGAGGTCCAAGCCGACCAAAGCGTGGAGATTCGCGTGGACTCGTTTCCCAACGCGGCGTTCAAGGGGAAGCTCACCCGCATCAGCCCTTCATCGGAAGTGGCCAGCCGCTCGTTCATGGTCGAGGGGCTGGTGGAAAACCCCGAGCGCCGGTTGAAGCCCGGGTTCTTCGCTCATGCGACGGTCACGACCCGCGTCGATCCCAATGCCACGACGGTGCCGCAGCAGGCGGTGGTTTCTTTCGCCGGCGTCAGCAAAGTATTCGTCGTCGTTCGAGAGCCTCACGATCCCGAGGGTAATCGAGGGACGGAAAACAACGTCGCGCGCGAGCGCGTCGTCCAAACAGCGGGTAGAGTAGGCGCCAACGAGGTCGAAGTCACCGGCGTCAAGCCGGGCGACCTGGTTGTCATATCGGGGCTGACGCGGCTCACCAATGGCACACCGATCAAAGTCTCCGGGCCGGTGATGCCGCGCGAGGGACAGGCCCAGCAGCCATGA
- a CDS encoding TetR/AcrR family transcriptional regulator, whose product MLQSFRTRSLLEATRKVIAEEGFDAVTMERVGAEAGMTKGAIYLYFRNKDHLIMDAIEEMASEMLRKIQARVDPKAPPWERLCQTVQAQLDIMEEQTDLLRALLLDRRLLRDSPRGKQAQRLLKYRERHEGRLKKFLDEGIKQKIFPAMDTALAAFYINEMTISTAVRRMIGRSANSLERDTRDLIGFIGILRRKSAKLAVLER is encoded by the coding sequence GTGCTGCAGAGCTTCCGCACGCGCTCGCTCCTCGAGGCGACGCGGAAGGTCATCGCCGAAGAAGGGTTCGATGCCGTCACGATGGAGCGGGTCGGCGCGGAAGCCGGCATGACGAAAGGGGCGATCTACCTTTACTTTCGCAACAAGGACCATCTGATTATGGACGCCATCGAGGAGATGGCTTCGGAGATGTTGCGGAAGATCCAGGCCCGGGTCGATCCCAAGGCCCCGCCGTGGGAGCGGCTGTGCCAAACGGTCCAGGCGCAGCTCGATATTATGGAAGAGCAAACAGATCTCCTCAGGGCGCTGCTGCTCGACCGGCGGCTGCTGCGCGACAGCCCGCGCGGAAAACAGGCGCAGCGACTGCTGAAATACCGCGAAAGGCACGAGGGGCGTCTGAAAAAGTTCCTCGACGAGGGCATCAAGCAAAAGATTTTCCCGGCGATGGATACGGCTCTGGCCGCCTTTTATATCAACGAGATGACGATCAGCACGGCGGTACGACGGATGATAGGCCGAAGCGCAAACTCGCTGGAGCGCGACACTCGGGACCTGATCGGTTTCATCGGCATCTTGCGCCGCAAGAGCGCCAAACTGGCCGTACTTGAGCGATGA